One window of Bos javanicus breed banteng chromosome 1, ARS-OSU_banteng_1.0, whole genome shotgun sequence genomic DNA carries:
- the U2SURP gene encoding U2 snRNP-associated SURP motif-containing protein isoform X7: MLPCYHHLKTRRILRRNLLALIHRMIEFVVREGPMFEAMIMNREINNPMFRFLFENQTPAHVYYRWKLYSILQGDSPTKWRTEDFRMFKNGSFWRPPPLNPYLHGMSEEQETEAFVEEPSKKGALKEEQRDKLEEILRGLTPRKNDIGDAMVFCLNNAEAAEEIVDCITESLSILKTPLPKKIARLYLVSDVLYNSSAKVANASYYRKFFETKLCQIFSDLNATYRTIQGHLQSENFKQRVMTCFRAWEDWAIYPEPFLIKLQNIFLGLVNIIEEKEAEDVPDDLDGAPIEEELDGAPLEDVDGIPIDATPIDDLDGVPIKSLDDDLDGVPLDATEDSKKNEPIFKVAPSKWEAVDESELEAQAVTTSKWELFDQHEESEEEENQNQEEESEDEEDTQSSKSEEHHLYSNPIKEEMTESKFSKYSEMSEEKRAKLREIELKVMKFQDELESGKRPKKAGQSFQEQVEHYRDKLLQREKEKELERERERDKKDKEKLESRSKDKKEKDECTPTRKERKRRHSTSPSPSRSSSGRRVKSPSPKSERSERSERSHKESSRSRSSHKDSPRDVSKKAKRSPSGSRTPKRSRRSRSRSPKKSGKKSRSQSRSPHRSHKKSKKNKH; this comes from the exons GAATTTGCTCGCCCTGATACATCGAATGATAGAGTTTGTTGTACGTGAAGGGCCAATGTTTGAAGCTATGATTATGAACAGAGAGATCAACAATCCTATGTTCag attcttaTTTGAAAACCAGACACCAGCCCATGTTTACTATAGGTGGAAGCTTTATTCTATTCTCCAG GGAGATTCACCAACTAAGTGGCGGACGGAAGATTTTCGTATGTTCAAAAATGGATCTTTTTGGAGGCCACCACCATTAAATCCATATCTGCATGGGATGTCAGAAGAGCAGGAAACAGAAGCTTTTGTAGAGGAGCCAAGTAAAAAGGGAGCACTTAAGGaaga ACAGAGAGACAAATTAGAAGAAATTCTGCGGGGGTTAACTCCAAGGAAAAATGATATTGGAGATGCAATGGTTTTCTGTCTTaataatgctgaagctgctgAAGAAATCGTGGATTGCATTACTGAGTCCTTGTCCATCTTAAAGACACCCCTTCCCAAAAAG ATTGCCAGATTATATTTGGTTTCTGATGTTTTATACAACTCTTCAGCCAAAGTTGCCAATGCTTCCTATTATAGAAAATT ttttgAAACAAAGTTGTGTCAGATATTTTCAGACCTCAATGCTACCTATCGTACAATTCAAGGCCATTTACAGTCTGAAAACTTTAAG CAACGGGTAATGACCTGCTTTAGAGCATGGGAAGATTGGGCAATTTATCCAGAACCATTTTTGAtcaaactacaaaatattttcttaggacTTGTAAATATTATTGAAGAAAAGGAAGCAGAG GATGTACCAGATGACCTTGATGGTGCCCCCATTGAGGAAGAGCTGGATGGTGCCCCTCTAGAAGATGTGGATGGAATTCCTATTGATGCTACTCCTATTGATGACCTTGATGGAGTCCCTATAAAGAGCCTTGATGATGATCTTGATGGAGTGCCTT tGGATGCAACTGAAGATTCAAAGAAGAATGAGCCTATATTTAAAGTTGCCCCATCAAAATGGGAAGCTGTAGATGAATCTGAATTGGAAGCACAGG CTGTAACAACTTCTAAATGGGAGTTATTTGACCAGCATGAAGaatcagaagaagaagaaaatcaaaa TcaagaagaagaaagtgaagatgaagaaGATACTCAGAGTTCCAAATCTGAAGAACATCATTTGTACTCTAATccaatcaaagaagaaatgactGAGTCCAAGTTCTCTAAGTACTCTGAAATGAGTGAGGAAAAACGAGCTAAACTCCGTGAAATCGAG CTCAAAGTTATGAAGTTTCAAGATGAATTGGAATCtggaaaaagacctaaaaaaGCAGGCCAGAGCTTTCAGGAACAAGTAGAACACTACAGAGATAAACTTCTTCAGCGA gagaaagagaaggaattagAAAGAGAGCGAGAAAGAGATaagaaggataaagaaaaactGGAATCTCGATCCAAAGACAAGAAGGAGAAAGATGAATGTACTCCAACAAGGAAAGAAAG GAAAAGGCGACACAGTACGTCCCCTAGCCCATCTCGCAGTAGCAGTGGTAGACGAGTGAAATCCCCATCACCAAAATCGGAGCGATCAGAGCGTTCAGAAAGATCTCATAAAGAGAGCTCACGGTCCAGGTCATCTCACAAAGATTCTCCTAGAGATGTTAGCAAAAAGGCCAAAAG ATCTCCATCTGGTTCAAGGACACCTAAAAGATCTAGGCGATCACGGTCTAGATCCCCTAAAAAATCAGGGAAGAAATCCAGATCCCAGTCCCGATCTCCACACAGGTCTcataaaaagtcaaagaaaaacaaacactga